One Pyrus communis chromosome 13, drPyrComm1.1, whole genome shotgun sequence genomic window carries:
- the LOC137713145 gene encoding subtilisin-like protease SBT3.3, translated as MSNPSPLVVLVLWLLCCLNSQGMTERSNVHIVYLGETQHDNPELVVDLHHELLASVVGSKELASELMVYSYKHGFSGFAAKLTESQVQQLSELPGVVRIIPNSLHKLETTRSWNFLGLSPHSPSNILPKSKMGDGVIIGVLDTGIWPESESFNEKGLGPVPFHWKGACESGENFNTTIHCNKKIIGARWFIKGLLAEYGEPLDTSTDFLSPRDANGHGTDISSIAAGSFVYNISYKGLGGGTVRGGAPNARLAMYKVCWNLFNGYCSSADILKAVDVAIHEGVHVLSLSLGDSIPISTIVDDAIAIGSYHAVTRDIIVVCSAGNDGPFAQTVTNTAPWVITVAASTMDRAFPTSITLGNNITLQGQSLFTGPHTGFTRLIYPKSTKIDSTSTSICDSLSSLNKTMVSGNVVLCFTSYSEEALREAGCVGVIIATNPSDLMLPSDDDFPNIQVDYEVGTRILSYIRSTSAPLVKLSRTKTIVGKLISAKVAAFSSRGPNSATPAILKPDVAAPGVNILAAYSPLRSYVDGGYAVKSGTSLSTPHVSGIVALLKVMHPSWSPAAIRSALVTTASRNGPSCSILPIFAEGSPRKLANPFDYGGGIVNPNKAAYPGLVYDMGREDYINFLCAVGYNTSALSQIVGQVTACSSTKPSVLDVNLPSITIPNLRDNINLTRSVTNVGPVDSVYKVDIDPPLGVNVAVRPDTLVFNSSVKTITFTVAVSTTHHVNTGYYFGSLTWTDGKHVVTSALSVRTQIADYTDGY; from the exons ATGAGCAACCCAAGTCCCCTAGTTGTTCTAGTCCTCTGGCTTCTCTGCTGTCTTAATAGCCAGGGCATGACAGAAAGAAGCAAT GTACACATTGTTTATCTCGGAGAGACGCAGCATGACAACCCCGAGCTGGTCGTTGATTTGCATCATGAATTGCTTGCCTCTGTAGTCGGAAG CAAGGAATTGGCCTCAGAATTAATGGTATACAGTTACAAACATGGTTTCTCTGGGTTTGCAGCCAAGCTCACAGAGTCTCAAGTCCAACAACTTTCAG AGTTGCCTGGTGTTGTACGAATCATACCGAATAGCCTCCATAAGCTGGAAACAACTAGGAGTTGGAATTTTCTTGGCCTCTCTCCTCATTCCCCTTCCAATATTCTCCCCAAGAGCAAGATGGGGGATGGAGTTATCATAGGTGTTCTTGACACag GTATTTGGCCAGAGTCTGAGTCATTTAATGAAAAAGGCCTTGGGCCAGTTCCATTCCATTGGAAGGGCGCGTGTGAATCTGGGGAAAATTTCAATACAACAATACAttgcaacaaaaaaataattggaGCCCGTTGGTTCATCAAGGGACTTCTTGCAGAGTATGGAGAGCCATTGGACACATCCACTGACTTCTTGTCTCCTAGAGATGCAAATGGACATGGTACTGATATTTCAAGCATTGCAGCTGGTTCATTTGTTTACAATATTAGCTACAAGGGCCTTGGTGGTGGGACAGTTAGAGGGGGTGCCCCAAATGCCCGATTAGCCATGTACAAGGTTTGCTGGAATCTGTTTAATGGCTATTGCTCATCCGCTGACATACTTAAAGCTGTGGATGTAGCCATACATGAAGGGGTTCATGTGTTGTCATTATCATTAGGAGATTCAATACCCATATCCACTATTGTTGATGATGCAATTGCTATTGGTTCCTACCATGCTGTAACTAGAGACATTATCGTTGTGTGTTCGGCTGGAAACGATGGACCTTTTGCTCAAACAGTTACAAATACTGCACCATGGGTCATAACTGTTGCTGCAAGCACCATGGATCGAGCATTTCCTACTTCTATTACTTTAGGAAATAATATAACTTTGCAG GGTCAATCATTGTTTACAGGTCCGCATACCGGATTTACACGCTTGATATACCCAAAATCCACAAAGATTGACTCCACATCCACAAG TATATGTGATTCCCTCTCGTCCCTTAATAAAACTATGGTATCTGGAAATGTGGTTCTCTGCTTCACTAGTTACTCAGAAGAAGCTTTGAGAGAAGCAGGTTGTGTTGGCGTAATCATAGCAACGAACCCAAGTGATCTCATGCTTCCAAGTGATGACGATTTTCCGAATATTCAAGTTGACTATGAGGTTGGCACCCGCATATTATCTTATATCCGGTCTACTAG TGCTCCTCTTGTAAAGTTGAGCCGTACTAAAACAATAGTGGGCAAGCTAATATCAGCCAAAGTGGCCGCTTTTTCATCGAGGGGGCCAAACTCCGCCACACCAGCAATTCTCAAG CCAGATGTTGCCGCACCTGGTGTGAACATCTTAGCTGCATATTCTCCTCTTCGTTCCTATGTCGACGGCGGATATGCTGTGAAGTCAGGAACTTCATTGTCAACTCCTCATGTCTCAGGCATTGTAGCCCTTCTCAAAGTAATGCATCCTAGTTGGTCCCCAGCAGCCATTCGATCGGCACTTGTGACAACCG CGTCGAGGAATGGTCCATCTTGTAGTATTCTACCAATCTTTGCAGAGGGATCTCCTAGAAAGTTGGCTAATCCGTTTGATTACGGAGGCGGAATTGTGAACCCTAACAAAGCAGCATATCCTGGGTTAGTATACGATATGGGGAGAGAGGACTACATAAACTTCCTTTGTGCTGTTGGCTACAACACCTCAGCTCTCTCTCAAATTGTAGGACAAGTCACAGCATGTTCCAGTACAAAGCCTTCAGTTCTTGATGTGAACCTGCCTTCCATCACCATTCCAAACCTGAGAGACAATATAAACCTAACCAGAAGCGTCACAAATGTTGGTCCAGTGGACTCAGTATATAAAGTTGACATAGACCCTCCACTTGGCGTTAACGTAGCTGTAAGACCtgacactttggtcttcaattctTCCGTTAAAACAATCACGTTTACAGTTGCAGTTTCTACCACTCATCACGTGAACACCGGATATTACTTCGGCAGTCTCACTTGGACAGATGGGAAACATGTGGTCACAAGTGCCCTATCAGTTAGAACGCAAATTGCGGACTATACAGATGGATACTGA